Proteins from one Bacteroidales bacterium genomic window:
- a CDS encoding MFS transporter, with protein sequence MHSIKDEQSTSKKTVLFVATFAAFLTPFLGSAVNLALPSIGKDLNATAIGLGWVISSFILSSAIFLLPFGRLADIIGRKKVFSTGILLFTISTFLIIFSQSIAYLIVLRIFQGLASAMIFGTSLAIITSVYQPGERGRAMGINITAVYLGLSLGPVIGGLLTQYFGWRSIFAFLVPFGIISLILIKMKIKTEWAESAGEKFDWRGSVIYGIALASFMYGFSRLPSTLGWICLAAGLLTAILFVLFEKNISNPVFDIRLILRNRVFAFSGIAALINYSATSAIGFFISLYLQYLKGFDARTAGLIMISQPIAMTLLSPVAGKLSDRKNPGVIASTGMGITAAGLILLCFFRQTTPTYAVVLLLILMGIGFGLFSSPNSNAIMSSVEKRHLGVASGVVGTMRMVGQMMSMGIAMMLISLYIGKQPISPATYPGLISAMRTGFMIFSVLSVFGIFASLARNKKLSNKEEIH encoded by the coding sequence ATGCATTCGATAAAAGATGAACAGAGTACTTCAAAAAAGACCGTTCTTTTTGTAGCAACATTTGCTGCATTTCTTACACCGTTTCTTGGTTCAGCAGTCAATCTTGCACTGCCTTCAATCGGTAAAGACCTTAATGCCACTGCAATTGGTCTTGGTTGGGTAATAAGCAGCTTCATCCTTTCATCGGCCATTTTTTTACTTCCTTTCGGAAGACTTGCTGATATAATCGGAAGAAAAAAAGTGTTTTCAACCGGCATCCTTCTATTCACAATTTCAACTTTTCTGATCATTTTTTCTCAGAGTATTGCCTACCTGATTGTTTTAAGGATTTTTCAGGGACTGGCAAGCGCAATGATCTTTGGAACCAGTCTGGCAATAATTACTTCTGTATATCAGCCCGGAGAAAGAGGAAGAGCAATGGGAATAAATATTACCGCAGTTTACCTTGGTCTCTCACTGGGCCCTGTAATAGGGGGTTTGCTAACCCAGTATTTCGGATGGAGAAGTATTTTTGCTTTTCTTGTCCCGTTTGGAATCATTTCACTGATTCTGATAAAAATGAAAATAAAAACAGAATGGGCAGAATCGGCGGGAGAGAAATTTGACTGGAGAGGTTCTGTTATTTATGGTATTGCACTTGCATCTTTTATGTATGGTTTTTCAAGATTGCCGTCAACGCTGGGGTGGATCTGTCTGGCAGCCGGGTTATTAACGGCAATTCTATTTGTTCTTTTTGAAAAAAATATCAGTAATCCTGTTTTCGATATCAGACTCATTTTGAGAAACAGGGTCTTTGCATTCTCAGGCATTGCAGCCCTGATTAATTATTCAGCTACCAGTGCAATAGGATTTTTCATAAGCCTTTACCTTCAATACTTAAAAGGATTTGATGCGCGTACTGCCGGACTAATTATGATATCACAGCCAATTGCTATGACCTTGTTATCGCCTGTTGCAGGGAAACTCTCTGACAGAAAGAATCCTGGTGTAATTGCTTCAACCGGTATGGGAATAACGGCGGCCGGACTGATTTTACTCTGCTTTTTCAGGCAAACAACCCCGACATATGCAGTTGTCTTGCTGCTTATACTTATGGGAATCGGGTTTGGCCTTTTCTCTTCGCCTAATTCAAATGCTATTATGAGTTCTGTTGAAAAACGCCATCTGGGAGTCGCTTCAGGGGTGGTTGGAACAATGAGGATGGTTGGCCAGATGATGAGTATGGGTATAGCAATGATGCTGATTTCCTTGTATATTGGAAAACAGCCCATTAGTCCGGCTACTTATCCCGGACTAATCTCTGCCATGAGAACCGGATTTATGATATTCTCAGTATTGTCTGTGTTTGGGATTTTTGCATCCCTTGCCAGAAATAAAAAGCTCAGTAACAAAGAAGAAATCCATTAA
- a CDS encoding Crp/Fnr family transcriptional regulator, protein MKNKSVNEKKKACACVSCEFRDVVFKFLDDASIEELCDNKDQQFFHKGEVINHEGEKISTFKYLQSGLVKLYRRTATGDEQVITITRPFEFVSNMSIFSEEKYQYSVSALEDSVVCTVNLDFIKELFLKNGEFAMVLLTKISMINDKIINQTLDIRQKNLVGRVAYVLLYFTNEIYKSRVFDLPVSRKEIADYIGMSTANVIRTLSDFKKEGIIRVFGKTIEVVDLEKLEIISKRG, encoded by the coding sequence GTGAAAAATAAGAGCGTGAACGAAAAGAAAAAAGCATGCGCCTGCGTAAGTTGCGAGTTCCGCGATGTTGTCTTCAAATTTCTGGATGACGCCTCTATTGAGGAGCTCTGCGATAACAAAGACCAACAGTTCTTCCATAAGGGAGAGGTTATTAATCATGAAGGAGAAAAAATAAGCACCTTTAAATACCTTCAGAGTGGTCTGGTAAAGCTTTACAGGAGGACCGCCACTGGTGATGAACAGGTTATTACAATAACACGTCCTTTCGAATTTGTCAGCAATATGAGTATCTTCTCCGAGGAAAAGTATCAATATTCAGTCTCTGCGCTGGAAGATTCGGTGGTCTGTACTGTCAATCTTGATTTTATAAAGGAATTATTTCTGAAGAATGGAGAATTTGCAATGGTTCTGCTTACAAAGATCTCAATGATAAATGATAAGATCATTAACCAAACACTTGACATAAGGCAGAAAAATCTTGTGGGAAGGGTTGCCTATGTTCTTCTTTACTTCACGAATGAGATCTATAAATCACGGGTTTTCGATTTGCCTGTTTCAAGAAAAGAGATAGCTGATTATATCGGAATGAGTACTGCAAATGTTATACGTACTTTGTCGGATTTCAAAAAGGAGGGTATAATCAGAGTCTTTGGTAAAACCATAGAAGTTGTTGATCTTGAAAAACTTGAGATAATATCAAAAAGGGGCTGA
- a CDS encoding histidinol-phosphatase codes for MIYKTDYHMHSSYSDGRSIPDDYVAPAIAAGLSEIGFSEHLTLFKDLEDWNMNPVNIAPYISHIEALRNRTSEISIKIGLEVDYFAGKEEEIRNFLKPFPLDYVIGSVHYLGEKTVDFGPEFYEGKSIDRLFESYFDSIIAAAGSGVFDIIGHCDLIRIYGYKPASDMEPLYRKLAKTMKTHNVAFELNTNGRNRPLADFYPDRKFLHIFHEENVPVCVNSDAHMPARVGQYFDEAYDLLRYVGFTEMAVFDKRKRRMIPF; via the coding sequence ATGATTTATAAAACGGACTATCATATGCATTCAAGCTACAGCGATGGCAGGTCAATCCCCGATGACTATGTCGCACCAGCCATTGCAGCAGGCTTAAGTGAAATAGGATTTTCAGAGCACCTTACCTTGTTTAAGGACCTTGAAGACTGGAACATGAATCCTGTTAATATTGCTCCCTATATCAGTCATATAGAAGCGTTGAGAAACAGGACAAGTGAGATTTCAATAAAAATCGGCCTTGAAGTAGATTATTTTGCAGGAAAGGAAGAAGAGATCCGTAATTTTCTTAAACCTTTCCCGCTTGATTACGTAATAGGATCGGTGCATTACCTGGGTGAAAAAACTGTAGACTTTGGTCCTGAGTTTTATGAGGGAAAGAGCATCGACAGGCTATTTGAATCTTACTTTGATTCAATTATTGCAGCCGCTGGCTCAGGCGTTTTTGATATTATCGGACATTGCGATTTAATAAGGATATACGGCTATAAGCCAGCGTCCGACATGGAGCCTCTTTACAGGAAGCTCGCAAAAACAATGAAAACCCATAATGTAGCATTTGAACTAAATACAAACGGAAGGAACAGACCGCTGGCCGATTTCTATCCCGACAGAAAATTCCTGCATATTTTCCACGAAGAAAACGTGCCAGTTTGTGTTAATTCTGATGCCCACATGCCTGCTCGGGTCGGGCAATACTTTGATGAGGCATATGATCTGCTGAGATATGTCGGTTTCACCGAAATGGCTGTCTTTGATAAAAGAAAGAGAAGGATGATTCCTTTCTGA
- a CDS encoding manganese efflux pump, translating to MDYFTILAIALGLSFDTFAVSLSVGVVRTRIIFKQATRVAIVFALFQGGLTVAGYFLGSIISSALKAMDHWVALALLAFLGLKMIYEGFKKPGDDDTKDFSSTLVLLTLALGTSIDAFAVGISFALLDVKIWEAGILIGAVTFLASMTAIRIGKSAGERLGNKVEIIGGLILIGIGLKIFLEHMLT from the coding sequence ATGGACTATTTCACAATTCTCGCAATTGCTCTGGGCTTATCTTTCGACACCTTTGCTGTGTCTCTATCTGTCGGAGTAGTACGTACCCGCATTATCTTTAAACAGGCAACAAGGGTTGCTATTGTATTTGCCTTATTTCAGGGGGGACTTACTGTTGCCGGTTATTTTCTGGGATCAATTATTTCCAGTGCCCTGAAAGCGATGGATCATTGGGTTGCTCTTGCTTTGCTTGCTTTCCTTGGTTTAAAAATGATTTATGAAGGATTTAAGAAACCAGGTGATGACGATACAAAAGATTTCAGCAGCACACTTGTTCTGCTTACTCTGGCACTGGGTACCAGTATTGATGCATTTGCCGTCGGTATCAGTTTCGCTCTGCTTGATGTAAAAATCTGGGAAGCCGGCATTCTTATAGGAGCAGTAACCTTCCTTGCCTCAATGACCGCGATCCGAATCGGGAAATCAGCCGGAGAGCGCCTCGGAAATAAAGTCGAAATTATAGGCGGACTGATCTTAATAGGTATTGGATTGAAGATCTTTCTGGAACATATGCTTACCTGA
- the rnpA gene encoding ribonuclease P protein component codes for MNITRETFGKSERLCSFKVINTLFETGNIFYNSLFKVVWNNASGDLPAPAQVAMSVSKRGFKLAVTRNLIKRRMREAYRKNKHVLYEHLSANKKKLVFVIILRGSKVPEYPVVEKAIDDVITKLIELSQKTEDRRPKTEV; via the coding sequence ATGAATATCACCAGGGAGACGTTCGGTAAATCAGAAAGACTTTGCAGTTTTAAAGTCATCAACACTCTTTTTGAAACCGGAAACATTTTTTATAATTCTCTTTTTAAGGTTGTCTGGAATAACGCTTCTGGAGATTTGCCTGCCCCGGCCCAGGTAGCCATGAGTGTTTCAAAAAGAGGCTTTAAACTTGCTGTCACCAGAAATCTTATCAAACGCAGGATGAGGGAAGCGTACCGGAAAAACAAACATGTACTATACGAACACCTGAGCGCAAACAAAAAAAAACTGGTTTTTGTTATTATTTTGAGAGGCAGTAAAGTTCCTGAATATCCGGTTGTTGAAAAAGCAATCGATGATGTGATAACTAAACTCATTGAATTAAGTCAAAAGACCGAAGACCGAAGACCGAAGACCGAAGTATGA
- a CDS encoding DUF4271 domain-containing protein: protein MMIISYPDIQPDTINLCRPNPVANVTFYDSANVITTITTDNVKGFPLVFIEKNKKSEAEAKAALVKHLRSGEELPRKTIDEDWLILVILLGAFLYSLLRNTSKNLLPELSRFFLFRGINDPGSRDIGGIFHWQSTILNLVSFLSISMFAYCIADIRDIIPSGITGILVWLILTGVIILAITLRHITCYITGNISGKREEFHEYLVGIYQSYRYGGVIIFIIVILLLYTSIFPAEVYIFSGIFILGLMYLVRILRLLIIFIKRNISIFYLILYLCALEILPVVISVKYFAGLV, encoded by the coding sequence ATGATGATAATTTCTTATCCGGACATTCAGCCGGATACTATTAACCTGTGCAGGCCTAATCCTGTTGCAAATGTAACTTTCTATGATTCCGCCAATGTAATTACAACAATTACAACGGATAACGTGAAGGGATTTCCTCTTGTCTTCATCGAAAAAAATAAAAAATCAGAAGCTGAGGCCAAAGCCGCTCTTGTCAAACATCTCAGATCCGGGGAAGAACTCCCGCGTAAAACGATTGATGAGGATTGGCTTATTCTGGTAATCCTTCTCGGAGCATTTTTGTACTCCCTTCTGAGAAACACTTCAAAAAATCTTCTTCCTGAATTATCAAGATTTTTTCTTTTCAGGGGAATAAACGATCCGGGGTCAAGAGACATCGGCGGGATATTTCACTGGCAGTCAACAATTTTAAACCTGGTTTCCTTCCTGAGTATCAGTATGTTCGCATATTGCATCGCAGATATCAGGGACATTATCCCTTCCGGGATTACGGGAATATTGGTATGGCTGATCCTGACCGGAGTTATTATTCTGGCAATTACGCTAAGACATATTACATGTTATATCACCGGAAATATCAGCGGGAAAAGAGAAGAATTTCATGAGTATCTTGTTGGTATTTACCAGTCTTACAGATACGGGGGCGTAATCATCTTTATAATTGTAATTCTTCTTTTATATACCAGCATTTTCCCTGCTGAAGTATATATATTTTCAGGTATTTTTATCCTTGGTTTAATGTATTTGGTGCGTATTCTGAGGCTCCTGATAATTTTTATAAAGAGGAATATTTCAATTTTCTATTTGATTTTATACCTTTGTGCGCTGGAAATCCTGCCTGTTGTTATATCGGTGAAATATTTTGCAGGCTTAGTATAG
- a CDS encoding DUF4440 domain-containing protein — translation MKKKNGVNIMLFVFIINLIFILSCSDTPKKPIQGILLQTDRDFSAMSVNEGMFKAFLFYIAEDGVMLRDNSYPAKGKETLAKRFEGKTDTTFVLSWEPLYEKISESGDLGYTYGLHTNTDKLTGEITRGTYVTIWLKQPDGSWKFVLDTGTQGLP, via the coding sequence ATGAAAAAAAAGAACGGTGTCAATATAATGCTTTTTGTTTTCATAATTAATTTAATTTTCATTTTAAGTTGTTCAGATACTCCTAAAAAACCCATTCAGGGGATCCTGCTGCAAACCGACCGTGATTTCTCTGCGATGTCTGTTAATGAAGGCATGTTTAAGGCATTCCTTTTCTATATCGCAGAAGATGGCGTTATGCTTAGGGATAATTCTTATCCTGCAAAGGGGAAAGAGACTTTGGCTAAAAGGTTTGAAGGGAAGACTGATACCACATTTGTTTTAAGCTGGGAGCCTCTTTATGAAAAGATTTCAGAAAGCGGAGACCTGGGTTATACCTATGGGCTGCATACAAATACAGATAAATTGACTGGAGAAATTACCAGGGGTACATATGTAACAATCTGGCTTAAGCAGCCGGATGGCAGCTGGAAATTTGTACTGGATACCGGAACACAGGGATTGCCTTAA
- a CDS encoding uroporphyrinogen-III synthase: MKIKKILVSQPEPLNPKSPYFELARKYNLKVEFKPFVEVEGISSKDFRQQKINILDFTAVIFTSKTGIDHFFRICNELRAVVPDTMKYFCITENVAFYLQKYIVYRKRKIFHGKAKFQDLIDVIVKHREDNFFVPLSEPHNAEIPDLLDKNSIKYTIGTLYKTISTDFSKEKEFDYDILVFYSPSGIKSLKENFPGFVQGEIKIAAFGPTTASAVESEGLRLDINAPNPKAPSMTMALDDFLKEHNKNLR; this comes from the coding sequence TTGAAAATAAAGAAGATTTTAGTATCGCAGCCAGAACCTCTTAATCCGAAATCCCCATATTTCGAACTGGCAAGAAAGTATAATTTAAAAGTAGAATTCAAACCCTTTGTTGAAGTTGAAGGAATATCTTCTAAAGATTTCCGGCAGCAAAAAATCAACATTCTTGATTTTACAGCGGTTATTTTTACAAGCAAAACCGGGATAGATCATTTCTTCAGAATATGCAATGAACTTAGGGCAGTTGTTCCTGATACAATGAAATACTTTTGTATTACGGAAAATGTTGCCTTTTATCTTCAGAAATATATAGTTTACAGGAAGAGAAAAATTTTCCACGGGAAAGCAAAATTTCAGGATCTGATTGATGTTATTGTTAAACACCGGGAGGACAATTTCTTTGTTCCTCTTTCTGAGCCGCACAATGCTGAAATTCCCGATTTACTTGACAAAAACAGCATAAAGTATACTATCGGAACTCTTTACAAAACAATAAGTACCGACTTTTCAAAAGAGAAGGAATTTGATTATGACATCCTCGTTTTTTACAGCCCTTCCGGAATTAAATCGCTGAAAGAAAATTTTCCCGGATTTGTACAGGGGGAAATTAAAATTGCAGCTTTCGGGCCAACAACAGCATCAGCTGTTGAGAGCGAGGGTCTGAGGCTCGATATAAATGCTCCCAATCCCAAAGCACCGTCTATGACAATGGCGCTTGATGACTTTCTTAAAGAACACAACAAAAATTTAAGATAA
- a CDS encoding D-tyrosyl-tRNA(Tyr) deacylase — MRVVIQRVSQASVTIQGKIKSRIGRGLLILIGIEESDNEADSEWLCNKIVQLRVFDDSHGVMNLSLLDTGGEILVVSQFTLHAKTKKGNRPSYIRAAPPEIAIPLYNSFIARISGLLGKETATGEFGAMMQVELINDGPVTIIIDTKEKE, encoded by the coding sequence GTGAGAGTTGTAATTCAACGTGTAAGCCAGGCTTCGGTAACGATACAGGGGAAGATAAAATCAAGAATAGGAAGAGGATTGCTCATCCTTATCGGGATCGAAGAATCTGATAATGAAGCGGATTCAGAATGGCTGTGTAATAAAATAGTTCAGTTAAGAGTTTTCGACGACAGCCATGGAGTAATGAACCTTTCCCTTCTTGATACCGGTGGGGAAATACTTGTTGTAAGTCAATTTACCCTTCATGCAAAAACAAAGAAAGGGAACAGGCCTTCCTATATACGTGCAGCACCACCGGAAATCGCTATACCATTATATAACAGTTTCATTGCCAGAATATCAGGGTTACTTGGGAAAGAAACAGCAACAGGCGAGTTCGGAGCAATGATGCAGGTGGAACTTATTAATGACGGACCTGTTACTATTATTATTGATACGAAGGAGAAAGAATGA
- a CDS encoding peptidase, giving the protein MNKYLFILGIVLIPSMLCAQSGNQRTSSERGAAKVKNYTLSGARHGINFFPKVELKSVQYVASDSLKFDKYHSADVIYDWLKRWAAKFPELIDFYEVGTSYEGRPIYQITLTNKKTGKDTDKPASFFEGGRHSGEVTASESVLFLIKYLLDNYGKDPEITHLIDTKTFYLRPVNNPDGHNLYMNTAQSNRSTVRPQDNDGDGLLDEDAPDDIDGNGVILTMRWKDEKKGTMIPDPKDSTGRIMKRVAPGKGVYLTSSEGIDNDGDGRINEDGIGGLDLHRNYPENWRPLTEETGRGNTQGGAGEYPLSENETKAVVLFLLSHPNVYVVNSMDTSVPMHLRPPSTSPSEERMYPEDLKWYKTFDEIGKKITGYEKAGDVYNDYGNGTPLFGHGPDFGYWYYGAIWYGDEIWNGARNKDYNGDKTIDQLDMIKWDDEENDSLGFFEWKPAKHPVYGDVEIGGFDPKFFSQNPPAKHLEPWIKNEALFNLEMVKHLPELGWEAFEVKKLKSFKGDSADYQLKISFRNSGKLPTALKQAHLVKIVKEDKLVLDFDTTGASSGKISYKIIEDKKPAVTREGRGGYNDDERLSVQTSFSRNIPFTDGGSVTTSVFTIRLYNRSELSGKASLLSTRGGILKDKVFVIK; this is encoded by the coding sequence ATGAATAAATATCTGTTTATTTTGGGAATCGTATTGATTCCTTCCATGCTCTGTGCCCAGTCAGGAAATCAGCGCACCTCTTCAGAGAGGGGTGCAGCAAAAGTGAAAAACTATACCTTATCGGGAGCGAGACATGGAATAAATTTTTTTCCGAAAGTTGAGTTAAAATCTGTTCAGTATGTTGCCTCCGATAGTCTGAAATTCGATAAATATCATTCAGCAGATGTTATCTATGACTGGTTAAAAAGATGGGCTGCAAAATTTCCGGAACTGATTGATTTTTATGAAGTGGGAACAAGTTATGAGGGACGTCCGATTTATCAGATTACCCTTACAAACAAGAAAACAGGAAAAGACACTGACAAACCTGCCTCATTCTTTGAAGGCGGACGGCACAGCGGAGAGGTAACTGCCTCCGAATCAGTTCTGTTTCTGATTAAGTACCTTCTCGATAATTATGGTAAAGATCCCGAAATAACTCATTTGATAGATACCAAAACCTTTTATCTGAGACCGGTAAATAATCCTGACGGTCATAATCTGTACATGAATACTGCTCAGAGCAACCGGAGTACAGTAAGGCCACAGGATAATGATGGTGATGGCCTTCTCGATGAGGACGCCCCTGACGACATTGATGGAAATGGTGTTATACTGACGATGAGATGGAAGGATGAAAAGAAAGGAACAATGATTCCCGATCCGAAAGATTCAACAGGTCGCATAATGAAAAGGGTTGCTCCCGGTAAAGGTGTATATCTTACGTCCTCTGAAGGTATTGACAATGATGGAGATGGAAGAATTAATGAAGACGGAATAGGAGGGCTGGATCTGCACAGGAACTATCCTGAAAACTGGAGGCCGCTAACAGAAGAAACAGGGAGAGGTAATACACAGGGAGGTGCCGGCGAATATCCGTTGAGCGAAAACGAGACAAAGGCTGTGGTACTATTCCTGCTTTCTCATCCAAATGTTTATGTTGTTAATTCGATGGATACGAGTGTCCCTATGCATCTCCGTCCCCCATCAACATCTCCCTCGGAAGAAAGAATGTATCCTGAAGACCTGAAATGGTACAAAACTTTTGATGAGATTGGGAAAAAGATTACCGGTTATGAAAAAGCCGGGGATGTATATAATGATTATGGAAACGGAACACCATTGTTCGGTCACGGACCGGATTTCGGGTATTGGTATTATGGTGCAATCTGGTATGGAGATGAAATATGGAATGGTGCCAGAAACAAGGATTATAACGGCGACAAGACTATCGATCAGCTTGATATGATAAAATGGGACGATGAGGAGAATGACAGCCTTGGTTTTTTTGAATGGAAGCCTGCAAAACATCCGGTTTATGGTGATGTTGAGATCGGCGGATTTGATCCCAAGTTCTTCTCCCAGAATCCTCCTGCAAAACATCTGGAACCATGGATAAAAAATGAGGCATTGTTTAATCTCGAAATGGTAAAACATTTGCCAGAACTAGGCTGGGAGGCATTCGAGGTTAAGAAACTAAAATCCTTTAAAGGGGATTCTGCTGATTATCAGTTGAAAATCAGCTTCAGAAATAGCGGCAAGCTTCCGACCGCACTTAAACAAGCCCATCTCGTCAAAATTGTAAAAGAGGATAAACTTGTTCTTGATTTCGACACAACCGGAGCCTCTTCAGGAAAGATAAGCTATAAGATAATTGAAGATAAAAAACCTGCAGTAACCCGTGAAGGCAGAGGTGGTTATAATGATGA
- the deoC gene encoding deoxyribose-phosphate aldolase — protein sequence MTKLYQKLINKCPSESEIKKGLKKVSESAKATPDKHLLMSLLNMIDLTSLNTTDNRSQIIHFTGKVNSFSGRFSNIPNVAAICVYPNFVSVVKEKLKAKNVKIVSVAGGFPSSQTFRSIKVTECKLAIEAGADEIDIVIPVGAFVGNDFAQVADEIREIKAAIGDKILKVIVESGLLVDYDLIFRASMISMDAGADFIKTSTGKTTVSATPEAAFVMCHAISDFYAETGIRVGFKAAGGIVTPADAIQYYQIVSQFLGEDWLNNSMFRIGASRLANNILSEISGCPSIHF from the coding sequence ATGACAAAATTATATCAAAAACTGATCAATAAATGCCCTTCTGAATCGGAAATTAAAAAGGGCTTGAAGAAAGTATCTGAGTCTGCTAAAGCTACTCCTGATAAACATCTGCTGATGAGTCTTTTGAACATGATAGATCTTACAAGCCTAAATACTACAGACAACAGGAGTCAGATTATCCACTTCACCGGAAAAGTAAACAGTTTTTCCGGCCGTTTTTCAAATATCCCGAATGTTGCAGCCATTTGTGTTTACCCGAACTTTGTATCAGTTGTAAAAGAAAAACTGAAAGCTAAAAACGTAAAAATAGTTTCTGTTGCGGGCGGGTTTCCTTCCTCTCAGACATTCCGAAGCATAAAAGTTACTGAATGCAAACTTGCAATTGAGGCCGGAGCTGATGAAATAGACATAGTTATTCCCGTTGGTGCTTTTGTCGGAAATGACTTTGCGCAGGTTGCCGATGAGATAAGGGAAATAAAGGCTGCAATCGGAGATAAAATATTAAAAGTTATCGTTGAATCAGGCCTTCTGGTTGATTATGATCTCATCTTCAGAGCATCAATGATTTCTATGGATGCAGGTGCTGACTTCATCAAGACCTCCACCGGCAAAACAACAGTTTCTGCAACTCCTGAAGCTGCATTTGTAATGTGTCATGCAATTTCCGATTTCTATGCCGAGACAGGGATCAGGGTAGGATTCAAGGCTGCGGGAGGAATTGTAACACCAGCTGATGCTATTCAATACTATCAGATTGTTTCACAGTTCCTTGGAGAAGACTGGCTCAACAATTCAATGTTCAGGATCGGGGCCAGCAGGCTTGCAAATAACATTCTTTCAGAAATATCAGGGTGCCCCAGCATCCATTTCTGA